One Pleurocapsa sp. PCC 7327 DNA segment encodes these proteins:
- the crtE gene encoding geranylgeranyl diphosphate synthase CrtE yields MVTTDEIVAEEKQSSNFDLASYLEEKKQLVEAALERSLSIGKPEKIYEAMRYSLLAGGKRLRPILCLATCELTGGTTEMAMPTACALEMIHTMSLIHDDLPAMDNDDYRRGKLTNHKVFGEDIAILAGDGLLAYAFEYVAAQTQNVPPQRILDVIARLGRTVGAAGLVGGQVLDLESEGKSDISVDTLTFIHTHKTGALLETSVVSGAMLAGASDDEIQRLSKYAQDIGLAFQIVDDILDITATQEELGKTAGKDLQAQKATYPSLWGLEESRKQAQQLVDAAIAELASYGEGAEPLRAIASYIVTRKH; encoded by the coding sequence ATGGTCACGACAGATGAAATAGTAGCAGAGGAGAAACAATCGTCAAATTTCGATCTGGCTTCCTACCTAGAGGAAAAAAAACAGTTGGTAGAAGCTGCTTTAGAGCGATCGCTCTCCATCGGTAAGCCAGAAAAAATTTACGAGGCGATGCGTTATTCGCTATTGGCAGGGGGAAAGCGCTTGCGCCCAATTCTTTGCCTTGCAACCTGCGAACTGACTGGCGGAACAACAGAAATGGCGATGCCGACCGCCTGCGCCCTAGAAATGATTCATACCATGTCATTGATTCACGACGACCTCCCAGCCATGGACAATGACGATTACAGGCGGGGCAAGCTAACCAACCACAAAGTTTTTGGCGAAGATATTGCGATTTTAGCAGGCGACGGTTTGTTAGCTTACGCCTTTGAATACGTAGCCGCTCAGACTCAAAACGTTCCCCCTCAGAGAATCCTAGATGTCATTGCCCGTCTGGGTCGTACCGTAGGCGCAGCCGGATTGGTGGGCGGTCAAGTGCTAGATTTAGAATCGGAAGGCAAATCCGACATTTCCGTTGATACTCTGACGTTTATTCACACCCACAAAACCGGAGCTTTGTTAGAAACGTCAGTAGTTTCGGGAGCTATGCTAGCGGGTGCATCAGATGACGAGATCCAACGGTTGTCTAAGTACGCGCAAGATATCGGTTTAGCCTTTCAGATCGTAGACGATATTTTAGATATTACGGCTACGCAAGAAGAATTGGGGAAAACGGCAGGAAAAGATTTACAGGCTCAAAAAGCTACCTATCCGAGTCTATGGGGACTAGAGGAATCGAGAAAACAAGCCCAGCAGCTAGTGGATGCGGCTATTGCTGAGTTAGCTTCTTATGGAGAGGGAGCAGAACCCTTAAGAGCGATCGCCAGTTATATCGTGACCCGCAAACACTAA
- a CDS encoding divergent PAP2 family protein — MYDFETILSNRVLIVSLLACFIAQGLKFFIELIRNGKVNLRYLVTTGGMPSAHSALVGSLATGVGLTAGWSSPEFAIACLFAVIVMYDAAGVRQAAGKQARILNQILDEFFHDRHQLNEERLKELLGHTPFQVFVGLALGIGISLIAFPAW, encoded by the coding sequence ATGTACGATTTTGAAACGATTTTGAGCAATCGGGTATTAATAGTTTCGCTTCTGGCTTGTTTTATCGCTCAGGGACTGAAATTTTTTATTGAATTAATCAGAAATGGGAAGGTTAACCTACGATATTTGGTGACGACGGGGGGAATGCCGAGTGCTCATTCTGCCCTAGTCGGGTCGCTAGCAACTGGCGTGGGATTGACAGCGGGGTGGTCGTCGCCCGAATTCGCGATCGCTTGTCTGTTTGCAGTAATTGTTATGTACGATGCGGCAGGCGTTCGTCAGGCGGCGGGCAAACAGGCGCGAATTCTCAATCAAATTCTTGATGAATTTTTTCACGACAGACACCAATTAAATGAGGAACGGCTCAAAGAATTATTGGGACATACCCCCTTTCAAGTCTTTGTCGGATTAGCGTTGGGAATCGGGATTTCTCTGATTGCTTTTCCCGCTTGGTGA
- a CDS encoding 5-formyltetrahydrofolate cyclo-ligase — protein MKQQQHKIQLRQELLKKRRSLPQDIWREKSDRLCEKLQTLSLFIEAKTVLAYFSFRQEPDLSPLFTANRRWGFSRCVEKSLVWHRWRPGDPLQSGIYGIDEPFPNAPSLHPSQVDLILVPAVACDYQGYRLGYGGGFYDRLLASPQWSKIPTVGVIFDFAHLPQLPVEPWDKRLQAVCTETSTFIY, from the coding sequence ATGAAACAGCAGCAACATAAAATTCAATTACGTCAAGAACTGTTAAAAAAAAGGCGATCGCTGCCTCAAGACATTTGGCGAGAAAAAAGCGATCGCCTCTGCGAGAAGTTGCAAACACTATCGCTATTTATCGAAGCAAAAACCGTTCTTGCCTATTTCAGTTTTCGTCAAGAACCGGATCTCAGTCCCTTATTTACTGCTAACCGTCGCTGGGGATTTTCGCGCTGCGTTGAAAAGTCTTTAGTTTGGCATCGCTGGCGTCCCGGCGATCCCTTACAATCCGGAATTTACGGCATTGATGAACCCTTCCCCAATGCGCCGTCCCTACACCCTTCACAAGTCGATCTCATTCTCGTTCCTGCTGTCGCTTGTGACTACCAGGGCTATCGTTTAGGTTACGGAGGAGGGTTTTACGATCGCTTGCTCGCTTCTCCTCAGTGGTCGAAGATTCCTACGGTGGGAGTTATCTTTGATTTTGCACATTTACCTCAACTTCCTGTCGAACCTTGGGATAAAAGATTGCAAGCTGTCTGCACCGAAACAAGTACTTTTATTTACTAA
- a CDS encoding response regulator transcription factor: MSHDSLSAQKHKILVIDDHELILDGTLNVLKQQYPEAEILTAQTAREAIEQVENFQPDLVVMDLSIPETLGMTAQTNTGIQLLQKLMKQYPTLNLTVQSSYVNALVRLKHEIDAHQGGFTIADKSISEHEMLMRVNWALQRITHTKDLKKIGIEIKPEWLEVLKLAFEEGLQDRAIAKRMNVSERMVRHYWTKVQDVLEVYPEDDKNLRVLTLKRAREKGLLD; this comes from the coding sequence ATGAGTCACGATTCTCTTAGCGCACAAAAGCATAAAATTCTCGTTATTGACGACCACGAATTAATTTTGGATGGAACCCTTAATGTATTAAAGCAACAGTATCCAGAAGCAGAAATTCTAACGGCTCAAACCGCACGAGAAGCCATAGAGCAGGTAGAAAACTTTCAACCCGATTTAGTAGTCATGGATCTGTCCATTCCAGAAACCCTTGGGATGACCGCTCAAACCAATACAGGCATTCAACTCCTACAAAAGTTGATGAAGCAATATCCAACCCTCAATCTCACGGTGCAAAGCAGTTATGTCAATGCCTTAGTAAGATTGAAACACGAGATCGATGCCCATCAAGGAGGCTTTACCATTGCCGATAAAAGTATTTCCGAACATGAAATGTTAATGAGGGTTAACTGGGCACTGCAAAGAATCACCCATACCAAAGATTTAAAAAAAATCGGCATAGAAATCAAACCCGAATGGCTAGAGGTTCTCAAGCTAGCTTTTGAAGAAGGATTGCAAGATAGAGCCATTGCCAAACGAATGAATGTGTCCGAACGAATGGTGCGTCACTACTGGACTAAAGTTCAAGACGTTCTGGAGGTTTATCCTGAAGACGATAAAAATCTTCGAGTGCTGACCCTAAAACGAGCCAGAGAGAAAGGATTGCTAGATTAA
- a CDS encoding CHASE2 domain-containing protein, whose translation MLQPLWKQFEQEIFIWLRGAIPGITVLGLVIIARLMGWLQSLEWTTLDLFLRLRPSEAMDERIILVGINDEDIHRVGTYPISDREIAILIRTLQKYKPRVIGLDNVRDIPVEPGHDELVRVFRESKNLIGIEKVLLPPIKPPKELPSERVGFSDAIPDSDGQYRRTLLGMPTPQGYKFSLSLRLAETYLARDGVSLENGIRDLQAMRFGTTEIPRFFSDTGGYVGTDARGVQILLNYRNGKENFRILSLNDIKTGQFNPQWIRDRIVLIGITAPSAPDLVNTAATRDAKIHGQIYGVEFQAHALSQIVSAVKDGRPLLKTWSDAWEYVWIAGWGILAIYIGRLTQSALQNLVAIGIISLFLIGIGYVSLILGWWLAIAPVLLILAINGVGLSAFAFYQHDRALRLQIRQRQDAIDEAFTDIHNGPLQQLAYLSRSIQSKDLPQEQLLGEVQKLNSEIREIFEHLKQEALSPEKSIRLESGLKLDLERPIHELFYEVTRSTQKRDFPCFRTLKISITDFNPIECNRLTIERKRQLCRFLEEALCNVGKHAQGVTRIKVTGIQKDDWYILSIQDNGVGIVSEKENQGTKDAQKLAQELGGKFQRQSISPQGVLCKLTFQVSKSKVKREKGKDKT comes from the coding sequence GTGCTGCAACCTTTATGGAAGCAATTTGAACAAGAGATTTTCATCTGGCTTAGAGGAGCTATTCCAGGAATCACAGTTCTTGGACTGGTAATTATCGCTCGTCTGATGGGTTGGCTGCAATCTTTGGAATGGACGACGCTAGATCTTTTTCTGCGTCTGCGTCCTTCTGAAGCGATGGACGAACGAATTATTCTTGTTGGAATTAATGACGAAGATATTCACCGCGTAGGAACCTACCCCATAAGCGATCGAGAGATAGCTATTCTCATTAGAACCTTGCAGAAATACAAGCCCAGAGTAATTGGTTTGGATAATGTTAGAGATATACCTGTAGAGCCAGGACACGATGAGTTAGTTCGAGTCTTTAGGGAAAGTAAAAATCTCATCGGCATTGAAAAAGTTTTACTGCCTCCAATTAAGCCACCAAAAGAATTACCGTCCGAACGAGTTGGGTTTTCCGATGCGATTCCCGACTCTGACGGACAATATCGGCGCACGCTTTTAGGAATGCCAACGCCGCAAGGATACAAGTTTTCTCTATCTTTGCGTTTGGCAGAAACTTATTTAGCTCGCGACGGTGTTAGTTTAGAAAATGGCATTCGCGATCTTCAAGCCATGCGCTTCGGGACAACTGAAATTCCTCGCTTTTTCTCTGATACCGGAGGATATGTAGGGACGGATGCAAGGGGAGTGCAAATTCTACTTAATTATCGCAATGGCAAAGAAAACTTTCGCATTTTATCGCTAAACGATATAAAAACAGGACAATTTAATCCCCAATGGATAAGAGATCGCATTGTTCTGATTGGTATTACCGCTCCTAGTGCTCCTGACTTGGTTAATACTGCTGCAACTCGTGACGCAAAAATACACGGACAAATCTATGGAGTCGAATTTCAAGCTCATGCTCTCAGTCAGATTGTCAGTGCGGTGAAAGATGGAAGACCTTTGTTAAAAACTTGGTCGGATGCGTGGGAGTATGTGTGGATAGCAGGATGGGGAATTCTGGCGATTTATATTGGTCGTCTAACGCAATCGGCACTACAAAATTTAGTGGCTATTGGGATTATTAGCCTTTTTTTGATAGGAATTGGTTATGTAAGTTTAATTTTGGGTTGGTGGCTTGCGATCGCGCCTGTTTTACTAATCTTAGCTATCAACGGTGTCGGACTCAGTGCCTTTGCTTTTTATCAACACGATCGCGCTTTGCGATTACAGATTCGGCAACGCCAAGATGCAATTGACGAAGCTTTTACCGATATTCATAATGGTCCCCTCCAACAACTCGCTTATCTCTCTCGCTCTATTCAAAGCAAAGATTTACCCCAGGAGCAATTACTTGGCGAAGTACAAAAGCTTAACAGTGAAATTCGAGAAATTTTTGAGCATTTAAAACAAGAAGCTTTAAGTCCCGAAAAAAGTATTCGTTTAGAGAGCGGTTTAAAACTCGATCTAGAGCGTCCGATTCACGAACTTTTTTATGAAGTTACTAGAAGTACTCAAAAACGAGATTTTCCTTGCTTTAGAACACTTAAAATTTCTATTACCGACTTCAATCCCATCGAATGCAATCGCCTAACTATCGAGCGAAAGCGCCAACTTTGCCGCTTTTTGGAAGAAGCATTATGTAATGTCGGAAAACACGCTCAAGGCGTTACCCGAATTAAGGTGACCGGGATACAAAAAGATGATTGGTATATCTTAAGCATTCAAGATAATGGAGTTGGAATCGTATC